GAAGCGATCAGCGTCTGAGATTACACCTACTGAAATAGTTCAACGCTTGCATCATATTCATTTCGAGATGGGCAAGTCGCGCGGAGTTCAACTTAAACTAAGAAGTGCTCTGAACACGATATACGACTGGGCAATCACTGCTGGCCGAATTAAAGGTATCCAGCAAAGTCCGGCGAAAGACGTGCCCCTAATAGGTCGCAAACATGAAAAACAAAAGCCAATTCTCAATCTACAGCAGATCGAAAATTGCTCCGAAGCAGCCCAAGGCTACAACCATCCTTGGTATCCAATTTGGTTATTCAGTCTTCATACTGGAACCCGCAGCGGTGAGGCTTTGGCTCTCGAATGGAGTGACGTTGATCTTGAGAGTCGGAGACTTTTTATCAATAAGTCCTACAATGGTAGATTCAAACGAATCGGGCCGACAAAGGGCGGATACTGGCGCGAAGTGCCGATCAATGACGAACTTGCGAGACTGCTGAAAGAGCTTCGAGCGAAGCATTCGGCAACATCAAATTACGTCCTACCTCGAATCACAAATTGGGAGCGGGGGTCACAGGCGCGGGTCTTGAGAGAGTTCTGCAAACTGATTGGAATCCCTGAAGTGAACTTCCACGCGCTCCGAGCTTGTTTTGCCACCCAGCTCCTCCGTAACGGTGTCGAGGCTGCGAGGCTGATGAAGATATGTGGCTGGAAGGAACTTGAAACCATGCAGCGATATATTCGTTTGGCAGGGGTTGAGGTTGAAGGTGTCACTGATTCGTTGAAGTTCACTACTGCCGACGAGGCAATGGCAAAGGTTGTTAAGCTATTTGGAGATAGGAGTTGAGTATGACTGACACGGATATTTCAAATTTTCGTGCTGGCTACAATGAAGCTAGGTCGATTGCTATGGGCAGAATCAAAGAGATCGTTTCACTTCCGAATGGCCATCTGGCCGCGTTAAAGCGTTTGATTAAAAAACTAGAAAAGAGGAGTGGGAGGATCACTGGCGTACGATCCAGGAAGAGTCTCCTGGAATTACTGTCGAGGAGTATGAAGCTGATTTAGATCGAACTGCTGAACTGATAAGGGAGGAGTACTATCAAAAAAATGGACTCATCAAATTGAGGTTATTAAAATCGCCGGAGAGGCAATGACGTCACATGACGAAATTACGATTTTGGGAGACACTCGCTTCGGTAAAACCTAACTTATTGAAATGTAAAGCGGGTTCCAGAATCCGCCACTTCGAACCAATTAAGCATCTGAATTCAAAAATGAAAATTTAAAGTCGCAAGACCGAGAGCAGATGTTCTTGTCAGACTTGGTTCTACGGTTCTCTGGTAAAAGGCTCCAAGTCACTAAGCATTCAAATCTCCCATGTGTTCTTTTCTCGCGGTATTGTTAAACGCAGCAAGCTGCCATACAATTAAAATGAGAAGATGGCCGTTTTGAAAGGGGAATATCTTTCGATTCAAAAAGAACCTGGCCTGTTGCTTGGTTAGTTTCAACACGAGGCTTATCCAGAAGATTGAATTGTAACCCTATTGCCACTGTACCGGTCTTGCCGTTAATGGCTTCGCTTTCTGGTAATCGATGAATGTTCAGGGAAAAAATTGAAAAGAACAAAAGGAAAACCAATAAACTGAGCGTTGAGATATAGGCAGTTCGCGAAGCCTTACCGGTAATGTATTGTTCCCGTTCGTCACGTTCTTTCAAGTTAGCTAAACGCTTTAAAGTTTTCTCGGGCTTCTGGCAATGCGATCAAGAGAACGAGAAATAGATCAATACTGCGAACCACAACATCAAATTCCATGAGAGTAGTTCCCATATTGCTTTTGTTAGGAAGGAGGCATCTTTTAGAATTTCTTTCTCGGGGCTAATTGTTTCCCCAGGCCATGCATATGAAAACAAATGGCAGGGTATAGATTAGATAGTTTTGGATAAGACGAATGGCTTTATTCATGGGGAGGTCCTTTCTCAAAAAATAGTTTTTCAATTCCAACTTTAAAAAATTTAGCTAAACGAAAGGCAAGCTCCAGAGAGGGATTATAGCTTCCCTTCTCTAAGGCGATGATGGTTGCTCTTGTTACATCGACGAACTCGGCCAAATCTTGCTGAGTGAGACCCCTCTCAAATCTCAATTCCTGAATTCGGTTTAATAACCAGTTTTCCTTCAATGCGTGGCATGTACCTCTCTCCATCGATAGCAATTGAATGTATAATAGACTATACATTTTGCAATGTCAAATAGACTTTACATTACCTGTCATGATGGTGTGCGAGAACAATTAGCAGGGCAATTTCTGGCCATTTTTTCAAAAATGGCCCACTCTTCTGCAAGAACGCACATCCCTTTGGATAAAATTTTTCCTTCGCCTGATTTCTTGGGCTAAATCGAAACCTGGGAATTGCAACCCCGGTCGTCATGCCTGGGAACTCCCTTTCTTCTCGAATATTCATGGAAAGTTTTTCTAATTCTGTTTCAGGTTCTACAAAATAGGATCGCATGACATTGGAGTCACGTGGGTGACGAGAATATCTCATGCGCGCCTCATAAAAGGTCCATTGATTGGCGTTATCAACACCTTCAACGATCAGCGTGGCATATCCTGCTTGCCTGGCTATTTGCTCAATCGAACGAAGAGTCAATTTCTACATATACCGGAACCTGGTTTGTCAGAGTCGATTTGAGTAATTGTAAGAGTCTTTCCCGTTTTATTTGAGGCCATATTAAAGTCGAGCTTTCGCAAGTTCATGCGGTAAATTCCGAAAGTCACGGTGCCACAGGATGATCTGTTATTAAGAAAGGTCTCAATTTCACCAGCATCGAAACTAAGGGTTTGGCGT
This region of Bdellovibrionales bacterium genomic DNA includes:
- a CDS encoding helix-turn-helix transcriptional regulator; translation: MERGTCHALKENWLLNRIQELRFERGLTQQDLAEFVDVTRATIIALEKGSYNPSLELAFRLAKFFKVGIEKLFFEKGPPHE
- a CDS encoding site-specific integrase; this encodes MLRKYISDWWKRSASEITPTEIVQRLHHIHFEMGKSRGVQLKLRSALNTIYDWAITAGRIKGIQQSPAKDVPLIGRKHEKQKPILNLQQIENCSEAAQGYNHPWYPIWLFSLHTGTRSGEALALEWSDVDLESRRLFINKSYNGRFKRIGPTKGGYWREVPINDELARLLKELRAKHSATSNYVLPRITNWERGSQARVLREFCKLIGIPEVNFHALRACFATQLLRNGVEAARLMKICGWKELETMQRYIRLAGVEVEGVTDSLKFTTADEAMAKVVKLFGDRS